A stretch of the Parabacteroides timonensis genome encodes the following:
- a CDS encoding S-adenosylmethionine:tRNA ribosyltransferase-isomerase yields MVTKTQQISIEDYNYSLADERIAKFPLPKRDESKLLLYRNGEVSESIFKQITDYLPEGSLMVFNNTRVIQARLLFQRATGAQIEVFCLDPSEPHDYERIFQETETCCWICLIGNAKKWKEPCLSREIEINGQKVTLRAEKVQSYGETHQIRFTWDGGFSFAEVLDAAGELPIPPYLHRKTEESDLKTYQTVYSKIKGSVAAPTAGLHFTPEVLADLDAKGFGREELTLHVGAGTFKPVKSETIEGHEMHTEFISVRRSTIEQVMQHIGQIIAVGTTSVRTLESLYYIGIALSSNPDATSDELTVKQWMPYDEANNRLTPVEALQNILNYLDKHALNALVTSTQIIIAPGYEFKIVKGIVTNFHQPKSTLLLLISAFVKGDWKNIYDYALANDFRFLSYGDSSLLL; encoded by the coding sequence ATGGTCACAAAAACTCAACAGATAAGTATCGAAGATTATAATTATTCGTTGGCCGACGAGCGAATCGCCAAGTTCCCGCTGCCGAAACGGGATGAGTCTAAATTGTTACTCTACCGTAACGGAGAGGTTAGCGAAAGTATCTTCAAGCAGATCACGGATTATCTTCCGGAAGGTTCACTGATGGTATTCAACAATACCCGCGTAATACAAGCCCGGCTACTGTTCCAACGTGCAACGGGAGCGCAGATCGAAGTCTTCTGTCTCGATCCTTCCGAGCCGCACGATTATGAACGGATCTTCCAGGAGACGGAAACCTGTTGCTGGATCTGCCTGATCGGGAATGCGAAGAAGTGGAAAGAACCTTGCCTCAGCCGGGAGATAGAGATCAACGGACAAAAGGTAACATTACGTGCTGAAAAAGTACAAAGTTACGGGGAAACGCACCAGATACGTTTTACGTGGGATGGCGGATTCAGTTTTGCCGAAGTGCTGGATGCTGCGGGAGAGTTGCCTATCCCTCCTTATCTTCACCGGAAGACAGAGGAAAGCGATCTAAAGACTTACCAGACGGTCTACTCCAAAATCAAAGGCTCGGTCGCAGCCCCGACGGCAGGACTGCATTTCACTCCGGAAGTGCTGGCTGATCTGGATGCGAAAGGGTTCGGTCGCGAAGAGCTGACGTTGCATGTGGGTGCCGGAACATTCAAGCCTGTAAAAAGCGAGACGATCGAAGGACATGAGATGCATACGGAGTTCATTTCCGTACGCCGAAGTACCATCGAACAGGTGATGCAGCATATCGGCCAAATCATTGCCGTCGGGACAACTTCCGTCCGCACGCTCGAAAGCTTGTATTATATAGGTATAGCGTTATCCTCCAATCCGGATGCGACTTCAGACGAACTGACCGTCAAACAATGGATGCCCTACGACGAAGCCAACAACCGGCTGACACCGGTCGAGGCGCTGCAAAACATCCTCAATTATCTGGATAAGCATGCCTTGAATGCTTTGGTCACATCTACGCAAATCATCATCGCCCCAGGCTATGAGTTCAAGATCGTAAAAGGCATCGTCACGAACTTCCACCAGCCTAAAAGCACCTTGCTTCTGCTTATCTCCGCTTTTGTCAAAGGCGACTGGAAAAATATCTACGATTATGCACTCGCTAACGATTTCCGTTTCCTTAGTTACGGGGATAGTTCGTTGCTGTTATAA
- a CDS encoding elongation factor G has protein sequence MKVYQTNEIKNISILGSSGSGKTTLAEAMLYEGGVIKRRGTVEAGNTVSDYFPVEKEYGYSVFSTVFSVEWQDRKLNFIDCPGSDDFIGGAVSALNVTDTALMVLNAQYGVEVGTLNQFRYTEQFHKPVIFVVNQLDNDKADFDGTISQLKDQFGSKIVQIQYPVSTGSSFNAVVDVLKMKMYRWKPEGGVPDVLEIPAEEMDKAMELHKALVEAAAENDDMLMEKFFEEGTLSEDDMRAGIRAGLVIRGMFPVFCVCAGRDMCVRRTLEFLGNVVPCTDKMPRPVTTEGVEVTPESSGPTSLFFFKTTVEPHIGQVSYFKVISGKVKEGDDLLNADRGSKERIAQLFSVAGQTRNAVTEMVAGDIGATVKLKDVRRGNTLNGKGCDYKFDFIKYPDPKYRRAVKPVNESDSEKMMEILNRMREEDPTWVIEQSKELKQTIVSGQGEFHLRTLKWRIENNDKLPIEYIEPKIPYRETITKAARADYRHKKQSGGAGQFGEVHLIVEPYYEGMPAPDMYRFGGQEFKISVRDTQTIDLDWGGKLVFINSIVGGAIDARFLPAILKGIMARMEQGPLTGSYARDVRIIVYDGKMHPVDSNEISFMLAGRNAFSTAFKEAGPKILEPVYDVEVSVPGDYLGDVMSDLQGRRAIIMGMNSEKGFEKLLAKVPLKEMSSYSTSLSSITGGRASFTMKFASYELVPSDVQDKLLKAYEATQAEE, from the coding sequence ATGAAAGTATACCAAACAAACGAAATTAAGAACATCTCTATTCTGGGAAGTTCGGGCTCTGGGAAAACCACTCTCGCTGAAGCAATGCTTTACGAGGGTGGAGTTATAAAACGTCGCGGTACTGTAGAAGCAGGAAATACGGTGAGCGATTATTTCCCGGTTGAGAAAGAGTATGGTTACTCAGTGTTCTCAACCGTTTTCAGTGTTGAATGGCAAGACAGGAAGTTGAACTTTATCGATTGTCCGGGTTCGGACGACTTTATCGGTGGAGCAGTATCTGCCTTGAACGTAACTGATACGGCACTGATGGTATTGAATGCCCAATATGGTGTGGAAGTGGGAACATTAAACCAGTTCCGGTATACAGAACAATTTCATAAACCCGTTATCTTCGTTGTTAACCAGTTGGATAACGACAAAGCGGACTTTGATGGAACTATCTCCCAGCTGAAAGATCAGTTCGGTAGCAAGATCGTACAGATCCAGTATCCGGTCAGTACAGGTTCTTCTTTCAATGCCGTTGTCGACGTATTGAAGATGAAGATGTACCGTTGGAAACCGGAAGGTGGCGTTCCAGATGTATTGGAAATTCCTGCAGAGGAAATGGACAAAGCTATGGAACTTCACAAAGCTCTTGTTGAGGCTGCTGCCGAGAACGACGATATGCTGATGGAAAAGTTCTTTGAAGAAGGAACTTTGAGCGAAGACGATATGCGTGCAGGTATTCGTGCCGGTTTGGTTATCCGCGGTATGTTCCCTGTATTCTGTGTATGTGCAGGACGCGATATGTGTGTGCGCCGTACGTTGGAATTCCTTGGAAATGTAGTTCCGTGTACAGATAAGATGCCTCGCCCGGTGACAACCGAAGGTGTGGAAGTTACTCCCGAATCGAGTGGCCCGACCAGCCTGTTCTTCTTTAAGACGACTGTAGAACCGCATATCGGCCAGGTTTCCTATTTTAAAGTGATATCAGGAAAAGTAAAAGAAGGAGATGATCTGCTGAATGCCGATCGTGGATCGAAAGAACGTATCGCTCAGTTATTCTCTGTTGCAGGTCAGACCCGTAATGCTGTGACTGAAATGGTTGCCGGCGATATCGGTGCGACCGTGAAACTGAAAGATGTACGTCGCGGTAATACATTGAACGGAAAGGGTTGCGACTATAAGTTCGACTTTATCAAATATCCGGATCCTAAATATCGTCGTGCCGTGAAACCGGTTAACGAATCCGATTCGGAAAAGATGATGGAGATCCTGAACCGTATGCGTGAGGAAGACCCGACGTGGGTGATCGAACAGTCCAAGGAGTTGAAACAAACGATTGTTTCCGGACAGGGAGAATTCCACCTGCGCACATTGAAGTGGAGAATAGAAAATAATGATAAGTTGCCGATCGAATATATCGAACCGAAGATTCCGTATCGTGAAACAATCACGAAGGCGGCCCGTGCGGACTATCGTCATAAGAAACAGTCCGGTGGTGCCGGTCAGTTCGGTGAAGTTCACCTGATTGTAGAACCTTATTACGAAGGTATGCCGGCTCCGGATATGTATCGTTTCGGCGGACAGGAATTTAAAATTAGCGTACGTGATACGCAAACTATTGATTTGGACTGGGGTGGTAAGCTGGTATTTATTAACAGTATCGTTGGTGGAGCCATCGATGCACGTTTCTTGCCAGCTATTCTGAAAGGTATTATGGCACGTATGGAACAGGGACCGTTGACCGGTTCGTACGCCCGTGATGTGCGCATCATTGTTTATGATGGCAAGATGCACCCGGTAGACAGTAATGAAATTTCTTTCATGCTAGCCGGTCGTAATGCCTTCAGTACTGCCTTTAAAGAAGCAGGACCTAAGATTCTTGAACCAGTTTATGACGTAGAAGTATCCGTTCCGGGTGATTATCTCGGTGATGTAATGAGTGACCTGCAAGGTCGTCGTGCCATCATTATGGGTATGAACAGTGAAAAAGGTTTTGAAAAGTTGTTGGCAAAAGTTCCTTTGAAGGAAATGTCAAGCTATTCAACATCTTTGAGCTCCATCACGGGTGGTCGTGCTTCATTCACGATGAAGTTTGCCTCTTACGAACTTGTTCCTTCCGATGTACAGGATAAGCTGTTGAAGGCTTACGAAGCTACCCAGGCGGAAGAATAA
- a CDS encoding DUF2027 domain-containing protein, which yields MNIKVGDKVRFLNTTGGGIVRSFKGKDQVLVEDEDGFEVPALIRECVVVGGDNEMQVHSSNRPRVQLQPQVQQPMPKPQPKEEEVKVEETPEGERLNIHLAYLPVEPSKVIQDSGYEAYFINDSNYYLFFNYMNRHNNSWISRYNGLVEPNTKIFMEEFGKEDLNDLERVCVQLIAFKKDKPYSLKNSISVELHLDTVKFYKQHCFMENDFFEEDALVYSIVRNDVPEKELLVSAAELKEAMYQKAGEDRHAPQPIVKKKSDGAVLEVDLHITELLDNTNGLSNADMLTYQLDKFHEILGKYANHKGQKIVFIHGKGDGVLRKAIEKELKTRYKQHYYQDASFREYGFGATMVTIK from the coding sequence ATGAATATAAAGGTTGGTGATAAGGTGCGTTTCCTCAATACGACAGGAGGCGGCATTGTACGTAGTTTTAAAGGGAAAGATCAGGTATTGGTAGAAGACGAAGACGGCTTTGAAGTTCCGGCCCTGATCCGCGAATGTGTTGTTGTCGGTGGCGATAACGAGATGCAGGTGCATAGCTCTAACCGTCCGCGTGTGCAGCTTCAGCCCCAGGTTCAGCAACCGATGCCGAAACCCCAGCCCAAAGAGGAAGAGGTGAAGGTGGAAGAAACGCCCGAAGGCGAACGCCTGAACATCCATCTGGCTTATTTGCCGGTCGAACCATCGAAAGTTATACAGGATAGCGGCTATGAAGCCTATTTCATAAACGATAGCAACTATTACCTGTTCTTCAATTATATGAATCGTCATAACAATAGTTGGATAAGCCGTTACAACGGTCTGGTTGAACCGAACACAAAGATATTTATGGAAGAGTTCGGCAAAGAAGACTTGAATGATCTCGAACGCGTATGTGTGCAGCTGATCGCTTTCAAGAAAGATAAACCTTACTCGCTGAAGAATTCCATCTCGGTTGAATTGCACCTCGATACGGTCAAGTTTTACAAGCAACATTGCTTTATGGAAAATGATTTCTTCGAAGAAGACGCTTTGGTTTATTCCATCGTGCGTAACGACGTTCCGGAAAAGGAATTGCTTGTCTCTGCTGCGGAGTTGAAAGAGGCCATGTATCAGAAAGCCGGTGAAGATCGTCATGCCCCGCAGCCGATCGTAAAGAAGAAGTCTGACGGTGCCGTCCTGGAAGTCGACCTGCATATAACTGAGCTGTTGGATAATACAAACGGACTGAGTAACGCGGACATGCTAACTTATCAGCTGGATAAGTTCCATGAAATCCTCGGTAAGTACGCAAACCATAAAGGACAGAAGATTGTCTTTATCCACGGTAAAGGTGACGGAGTACTTCGTAAGGCTATCGAAAAAGAGTTGAAAACGAGATACAAACAACACTATTATCAGGATGCATCTTTCCGTGAGTACGGATTCGGTGCAACTATGGTAACGATCAAGTAA
- a CDS encoding lipocalin-like domain-containing protein — MKARINKNLNILIMLLCCMIFSSGCEKAPINGNADGQWQLMHFETADGTIHPCERIYYAIQLQLVEIRDKSENKYGTFVGRFNYDQEAEMITVKEFSVPYNTNTLATHEQLLPFGMDSTETVFDVIKADGKSLILRSDYATLTFRSF, encoded by the coding sequence ATGAAAGCAAGAATAAATAAGAACCTGAATATACTTATCATGCTTCTTTGCTGCATGATCTTTTCAAGCGGCTGCGAGAAGGCACCGATAAACGGCAATGCTGACGGACAATGGCAGTTGATGCATTTCGAAACGGCGGACGGAACCATTCACCCGTGCGAACGTATATATTATGCCATACAATTACAGTTGGTGGAAATCAGAGATAAAAGTGAGAACAAATACGGTACTTTCGTCGGCCGTTTCAACTACGACCAGGAAGCCGAAATGATTACAGTAAAAGAGTTTAGTGTCCCCTACAATACAAACACATTGGCCACTCACGAGCAGCTCCTGCCTTTTGGCATGGACAGTACGGAAACAGTATTCGACGTAATCAAAGCAGACGGTAAATCTTTAATTCTCCGGTCGGACTATGCAACGTTAACATTCCGGAGTTTTTGA
- a CDS encoding CYTH domain-containing protein, producing the protein MATEIERKFIVKGDFSADVFDAQRIVQGYICSEPGRTVRVRIRGEKGFLTIKGPSDEKGLSRYEFEQEVPLADAEQLLKLCEPGAIDKVRHLVRAGKHIWEVDVFHGANEGLVMAEIELASEDEVFEIPEWIGEEVSGDRRYYNSMLTKEPYTGWAKK; encoded by the coding sequence ATGGCTACCGAAATAGAAAGAAAGTTTATTGTAAAAGGCGACTTCTCTGCCGATGTATTCGATGCGCAACGCATTGTACAGGGATATATCTGTTCTGAGCCCGGACGCACGGTGCGTGTTCGTATTCGTGGGGAGAAAGGTTTTCTGACTATCAAAGGCCCTTCGGATGAAAAAGGACTGAGCCGTTACGAGTTCGAACAGGAAGTGCCGCTTGCGGATGCCGAACAGTTATTGAAGTTATGCGAACCGGGAGCCATCGATAAAGTGCGTCACCTTGTCCGTGCAGGGAAGCATATCTGGGAAGTGGATGTCTTTCACGGAGCCAACGAAGGTCTGGTTATGGCCGAAATAGAACTGGCTTCCGAAGACGAAGTATTTGAGATACCGGAATGGATAGGGGAAGAGGTAAGCGGCGACAGGAGATATTACAACTCGATGCTTACCAAAGAACCTTATACCGGATGGGCGAAGAAATAG
- a CDS encoding capsule assembly Wzi family protein produces the protein MIYKLRTVLLAICCHTTFLYAQTTDPSFTYHVETGVTAGGGNYAPLWFTANRNGLSSIKPNSAYLEAGLAFNKKLKHHWNIQAGFDLATAANNTSAFIIQQAYANISWQCLSMSVGSKERDPFGKNPQLSSGGMVEGNNTRPVPQVRVGIEEFTNVPFTNAWLKVKGHIAYGRFTDDRWQRDYVAVNKQYVEDVLYHSKSLLFRIGKKEKFPLELDFGMIMAAQFGGKGYEYNANRQSKQIYTMPTGVKEFFNVLIPGKGGDDTPWGDQVNILGNHVGSWNIALSYYLNDWKFRGYYEHFFDDHSQMFFEYGRWKDGHIGLEVTLPHNRWVSTFVWEGLATKDQTGPMLYDGFAGHFSEYQISAKDNYYNNYYYQSWQHWGMGMGNPLLPAPLYNEDGSLLFKSNRILSQHIGFNGNPSKEISYRVLMSYARHWGTYDDPLDEVRKQFSSLYEVTYSPRKLRGWSISAALGLDHGTYLGNNTGGMLVIKKEGILLK, from the coding sequence ATGATATACAAATTACGAACAGTGTTACTGGCTATCTGTTGTCACACTACATTCTTATATGCACAAACAACAGATCCGTCTTTTACCTATCATGTAGAAACAGGTGTCACTGCGGGGGGAGGCAATTATGCCCCACTCTGGTTTACCGCCAACAGGAACGGTCTGTCCAGCATTAAACCGAACAGTGCCTACCTGGAAGCCGGACTAGCCTTTAATAAAAAGCTGAAGCATCACTGGAACATACAAGCTGGCTTCGATCTGGCAACAGCGGCAAATAACACTTCTGCTTTTATTATCCAACAGGCTTATGCCAATATATCCTGGCAATGCCTGAGTATGAGTGTCGGCAGTAAGGAACGCGATCCTTTTGGGAAAAATCCGCAATTAAGCAGCGGAGGAATGGTAGAAGGGAATAATACCCGCCCCGTTCCCCAGGTAAGAGTCGGCATTGAGGAATTCACCAATGTGCCTTTTACCAACGCCTGGTTGAAAGTGAAAGGGCACATAGCCTACGGACGTTTTACCGACGACCGCTGGCAACGTGATTATGTCGCCGTCAACAAGCAATATGTAGAAGATGTATTGTATCATAGCAAGTCCCTCTTATTCCGTATCGGTAAAAAAGAGAAGTTTCCTCTCGAACTCGATTTCGGCATGATCATGGCGGCACAGTTCGGCGGAAAAGGATACGAATACAATGCTAATCGCCAAAGTAAACAGATATACACAATGCCCACAGGAGTGAAGGAGTTCTTCAATGTACTCATTCCCGGAAAAGGGGGCGACGATACTCCCTGGGGAGATCAGGTCAATATCCTGGGTAACCATGTGGGCAGTTGGAACATTGCATTAAGCTATTACCTGAATGACTGGAAATTCAGAGGATATTACGAACATTTCTTCGACGACCACTCCCAGATGTTCTTTGAGTACGGACGGTGGAAAGACGGACATATCGGCCTGGAAGTAACCTTGCCTCATAACCGGTGGGTCAGTACGTTCGTATGGGAAGGCCTGGCTACCAAAGACCAGACAGGTCCGATGTTGTACGACGGATTTGCCGGCCACTTCAGCGAATACCAGATCAGCGCGAAAGACAACTATTACAATAATTACTATTACCAAAGCTGGCAACATTGGGGCATGGGAATGGGGAACCCTCTCCTACCGGCACCGCTTTATAATGAAGACGGAAGTTTATTGTTTAAGAGTAACCGCATATTGTCACAACATATCGGCTTCAACGGAAATCCCTCGAAAGAAATAAGCTATCGCGTACTGATGAGTTACGCCAGACATTGGGGGACATACGATGATCCTCTGGACGAAGTCCGTAAACAGTTCAGTTCACTGTACGAAGTCACATACAGTCCACGGAAACTCCGGGGCTGGTCTATCTCTGCTGCACTGGGACTCGACCACGGCACTTATCTGGGAAATAATACCGGTGGCATGTTAGTAATCAAAAAAGAAGGGATCCTCCTGAAATAA
- a CDS encoding zeta toxin family protein gives MPYLYIISGCNGAGKTTASFTILPEMLKCKEFVNSDEIAKGLSPFNADSIAVAVEASRIMYKRIKELIAAGETFAMETTLATRSVANLIREAQREGYYVTLLYFWLNTPDLAVERVKMRVAAGGHNIPESTIRRRYEAGIHNLFELYIPISDYWMVTDNSMSPMEVIAKGFRNDKKEIYNSDIYTKLEHHE, from the coding sequence GTGCCATATTTATATATAATATCAGGTTGCAACGGAGCAGGGAAGACCACAGCTTCATTTACAATTCTTCCAGAGATGTTGAAGTGTAAAGAGTTTGTGAACTCCGACGAGATAGCCAAGGGGCTTTCCCCTTTTAACGCAGATAGCATCGCCGTAGCTGTAGAAGCAAGCCGAATTATGTATAAGCGCATTAAAGAACTCATCGCAGCCGGTGAGACTTTTGCAATGGAAACTACGCTCGCCACCCGGTCAGTCGCAAATCTGATCAGGGAAGCACAAAGGGAAGGATATTATGTTACATTGTTATATTTCTGGCTGAATACGCCGGATCTGGCAGTGGAACGGGTAAAAATGAGAGTGGCAGCCGGTGGTCATAACATACCGGAGAGTACTATCCGCCGTAGATACGAGGCGGGTATTCACAATCTTTTTGAACTATATATCCCCATTAGTGATTATTGGATGGTAACAGACAATTCTATGTCTCCGATGGAAGTAATCGCCAAAGGATTCAGGAATGATAAAAAAGAGATATATAATTCGGATATTTACACTAAACTTGAACATCATGAGTGA
- a CDS encoding S46 family peptidase, with the protein MKRILLSLLAAALSLPAVADEGMWLLPLLKQQKFPEMQALGLKLQDYDIYSPDSASLKDAVVIFGGGCTGEIVSPDGLLLTNHHCGYGQIQQHSTLEHDYLTDGFWATTRDQELPNPGLTVTFIDKIEDVTDYVKAELEKDTDPNSMNFLSPKYLNGLAKTRVGEKFLQDNPGTEVEIKAFYGGNVYYMFTKKIYSDIRLVGAPPSSIGKFGADTDNWMWPRHTGDFSVFRVYADANGNPAEYSESNVPLRPKRWFKISIKGVEEDDYAMMMGFPGRTNKYYTSWEVAERRDIDNAVRINVRNLRQEVMLDEMLKDPSVRIQYASKYAGSTNAYKNAIGSNWAIKKRNFEQVKKEEQDRLIAWSQDNDESDYPEALSTIEQIVSDRKDLRFRSWMLDEAILRGIEFTKVPSDIQAVSEALKGKDRSEQQKQVRLLEMAYHRFADKDYAPEVDKKIAKVMLKEYRRLVPAKSQPAYFTLIDKKFKGDVDRFVDYLFDKSIYGSEENFDKFKTRPSVKALEEDPMILFAKSVQEEKSNLNAALADFDAGYAIAHRMYVKGLLAMYQDKANFPDANFSLRLTYGQVKGYSPRDADYYSCQTTLDGVMEKEDSTNWEFVVPARLKELYAAKDFGRYGMPDGKMPVAFSATTHSTGGNSGSPVLNANGELIGINFDRNWEGVGGDIQYLPDYQRSIIVDIRYVLFLIDKYAGAGYLLEEMDLVE; encoded by the coding sequence ATGAAGAGAATCTTATTATCCCTTTTGGCTGCCGCTCTGTCATTGCCGGCCGTAGCCGACGAAGGAATGTGGTTGCTTCCTTTGCTTAAGCAACAGAAATTTCCGGAGATGCAGGCACTGGGCTTGAAGCTGCAGGATTACGACATTTATAGTCCCGACTCTGCCTCGCTGAAAGACGCCGTTGTCATCTTCGGCGGCGGTTGTACCGGTGAGATCGTATCGCCGGACGGTTTGTTATTGACCAACCATCACTGCGGATACGGCCAGATACAGCAACACAGTACGCTGGAGCACGATTACCTGACCGACGGCTTTTGGGCAACTACCCGTGACCAGGAACTTCCCAATCCGGGACTGACCGTGACCTTCATTGACAAAATAGAAGATGTCACCGATTACGTGAAAGCGGAACTCGAGAAAGATACCGATCCGAACAGTATGAATTTCCTTTCTCCCAAATACCTGAACGGACTGGCTAAAACCCGGGTAGGAGAGAAGTTCCTGCAGGATAACCCCGGAACGGAAGTGGAGATCAAAGCCTTCTACGGCGGTAACGTATATTATATGTTCACGAAGAAGATCTATTCGGATATCCGCCTGGTCGGAGCTCCCCCTTCATCTATCGGTAAGTTCGGTGCCGACACCGACAACTGGATGTGGCCGCGTCATACGGGCGACTTTTCCGTTTTCCGTGTCTATGCCGATGCCAACGGTAACCCGGCTGAATATTCCGAATCGAACGTTCCGCTGCGTCCTAAGCGTTGGTTCAAGATCTCTATAAAGGGAGTGGAAGAAGACGATTACGCCATGATGATGGGATTTCCCGGACGTACAAACAAGTATTATACCTCCTGGGAAGTTGCCGAACGTCGTGATATCGACAATGCAGTCCGTATCAATGTCCGCAACCTTCGTCAGGAAGTGATGCTGGACGAGATGCTGAAAGACCCGTCTGTACGTATCCAGTACGCCAGCAAATATGCCGGATCGACTAATGCTTACAAAAATGCTATCGGTAGCAATTGGGCGATAAAAAAACGTAACTTCGAACAGGTTAAGAAGGAAGAGCAGGATCGCCTGATTGCCTGGTCGCAGGATAATGACGAGTCTGATTATCCGGAAGCCTTATCTACGATCGAACAGATCGTTTCCGATCGCAAAGACCTTCGCTTCCGTAGCTGGATGCTGGATGAAGCAATCCTGCGCGGTATTGAATTCACAAAAGTGCCTTCGGATATTCAAGCTGTCAGCGAAGCCTTGAAGGGTAAAGACCGCAGCGAACAACAGAAGCAGGTACGTCTGCTGGAAATGGCCTACCACCGTTTTGCCGATAAGGATTACGCACCCGAAGTGGACAAGAAGATTGCCAAAGTGATGTTGAAGGAATATCGCCGCTTGGTTCCGGCTAAGTCGCAACCGGCTTACTTTACCCTGATCGACAAGAAGTTCAAAGGAGATGTAGACCGTTTTGTGGATTATCTGTTCGACAAATCTATCTATGGTAGTGAAGAAAACTTCGATAAGTTTAAAACGCGCCCTTCCGTTAAAGCACTGGAAGAAGACCCGATGATCCTGTTTGCTAAATCAGTGCAGGAAGAAAAGTCTAACCTGAATGCTGCTCTGGCGGATTTCGATGCCGGTTATGCCATCGCTCACCGGATGTATGTAAAAGGGCTATTGGCCATGTATCAGGATAAAGCCAATTTCCCCGATGCCAATTTCTCCCTGCGTCTGACTTACGGCCAGGTGAAAGGATACAGTCCGCGGGATGCCGATTATTACAGTTGTCAGACAACGCTTGACGGTGTGATGGAAAAAGAAGACTCAACCAACTGGGAGTTTGTTGTTCCTGCTCGTCTGAAAGAATTGTATGCCGCAAAAGACTTTGGCCGTTACGGTATGCCGGATGGAAAAATGCCTGTCGCTTTCAGTGCGACAACACATAGCACCGGAGGAAACTCGGGTAGCCCTGTTTTGAATGCAAACGGAGAACTGATCGGTATTAACTTCGACCGTAACTGGGAAGGTGTAGGAGGTGATATACAATACCTGCCGGATTACCAGCGCAGTATTATCGTAGATATCCGTTACGTCCTGTTCCTGATCGATAAATATGCTGGTGCCGGTTACCTGTTGGAGGAAATGGATCTGGTAGAATAA
- the hemW gene encoding radical SAM family heme chaperone HemW translates to MAGLYIHVPFCAKRCLYCDFFSNTEMKYKEPYVTALIRELEIRKDYIGNEPLETIYFGGGTPSQLQATDFEHIFDAIQRLFDTSGCKEVTLEANPDDMTPEYVTGLRRFPFNRISMGVQSFKAEDLRFLNRRHDREQALQAVELCKGNDLANISIDLIYGLPGQTLKEWESNLDTAIRLDIPHISAYHLIYEEGTALYKLKEAGKISPVEEEVSVTLFTSLIDRLTANGYLHYEISNFARPGMISRHNSSYWTGKKYLGVGPSAHSYNGENRQWNVSSLPAYIRGIESGSPEVEVEELDINTRYNDFIITGLRTMWGVNLTEIQGQFGNDKLIYCQKQATPYLKQGLLIEKDATLTLSRNGIFISDSIMSDLLWV, encoded by the coding sequence ATGGCAGGTCTTTATATACACGTTCCGTTCTGTGCCAAACGATGTTTGTATTGCGATTTCTTTTCCAACACGGAAATGAAATACAAGGAGCCGTACGTGACTGCCCTTATCCGCGAACTGGAAATAAGAAAGGATTACATCGGCAATGAACCGTTAGAAACGATCTACTTCGGAGGTGGAACTCCCTCCCAATTACAAGCCACTGACTTCGAACATATATTTGATGCCATACAACGCTTATTCGACACATCCGGTTGCAAGGAGGTCACACTCGAAGCTAATCCGGATGATATGACACCCGAGTATGTTACCGGCCTTCGCAGATTTCCTTTCAACCGTATCAGCATGGGGGTACAAAGTTTCAAGGCGGAAGACCTGCGCTTCCTCAACCGCCGGCACGACCGGGAACAAGCCTTGCAGGCTGTTGAATTATGCAAAGGAAATGACCTCGCGAATATAAGTATCGATCTGATCTACGGCTTGCCCGGACAGACATTGAAAGAATGGGAGTCGAACCTCGACACGGCCATCCGACTGGATATTCCCCATATCTCCGCTTACCATTTAATATATGAAGAGGGAACCGCCTTATATAAATTAAAGGAAGCCGGAAAGATATCTCCTGTCGAAGAAGAGGTCAGCGTAACTCTGTTCACCTCCCTGATCGACCGGCTGACGGCAAACGGCTATCTTCATTACGAAATATCCAACTTCGCACGTCCCGGAATGATCTCCCGTCATAACAGTTCCTACTGGACCGGGAAGAAATACCTGGGAGTAGGTCCGTCCGCTCATTCCTACAATGGGGAAAACCGTCAATGGAATGTTTCTTCCCTTCCGGCCTATATCCGGGGAATTGAAAGCGGATCTCCGGAGGTAGAGGTGGAAGAGCTGGATATAAACACCCGTTATAATGATTTCATTATTACGGGACTTCGCACGATGTGGGGCGTCAATTTAACCGAAATTCAAGGACAGTTCGGAAATGACAAATTAATCTATTGCCAAAAGCAAGCTACCCCTTACCTCAAACAAGGACTTCTTATCGAAAAAGACGCAACCCTGACGCTCTCCCGCAACGGAATTTTCATATCGGATAGTATAATGAGCGACCTTTTATGGGTCTAA